A section of the Burkholderia mallei ATCC 23344 genome encodes:
- a CDS encoding ABC transporter ATP-binding protein, with protein MEALTPAQRNAHNAKLASYAERPLAFLFRYIRMHPVAHVVVLVSVLAAVGCALGSQYAIKHLIDVLAAGRHHPGPLWGAFALLVGLIAADNLLWRVGGWVAAHAFVAVTGDLRRDLFQYLSGHSPTYYAEKQPGTLASRITATSNAIYTSENTMAWNVLPPCIAVMGAILMIIVVNPLMALGLLSCSGVLAIVLFKLAKLGSARHHRFAAKAAAVDGELVDVIGNMGLVRAFGMTLREQKRFSATVKAEMDARQQSLLYLEKLRLLHAVITAMLSAGLLGWALWLWDQGRATSGDIVLVSSLGFTILHGTRDLAVALVDVTQHVARLAEAVKTLLEPHGMPDRSDAIALAPRGGRVDFERVTFAYPHRRPILDHFDLHIEPGQRVGLIGKSGAGKSTVLALLQRFYDIQQGAIRIDGQDLGTITQESLRQSIALVPQDISLFHRSIYENIAYGRPDATHEEVLAAAREARCTEFIEAMPEGFETIVGDRGVKLSGGQRQRIAIARAILKNAPILLLDEATSALDSASEEAIQAALDRLMMGRTVIAIAHRLSTLRNFDRIIVMSAGKVIDDGSPGVLRERPGLYRDLLAKQHGRHLAAPAPAPAHHHSDDDDSSSDDERVA; from the coding sequence TTGGAAGCTCTCACCCCTGCCCAGCGCAACGCCCACAACGCGAAGCTCGCGAGCTACGCCGAGCGGCCGCTCGCGTTCCTGTTCCGCTACATCCGGATGCACCCGGTCGCACACGTGGTCGTGCTCGTCAGCGTGCTCGCGGCGGTCGGCTGCGCGCTCGGCTCGCAATACGCGATCAAGCACCTGATCGACGTGCTCGCCGCCGGGCGCCATCATCCGGGGCCGCTCTGGGGCGCGTTCGCGCTCCTCGTCGGCCTGATCGCCGCGGACAACCTGCTCTGGCGCGTCGGCGGCTGGGTCGCCGCGCATGCGTTCGTCGCGGTGACGGGCGATCTGCGCCGCGATCTGTTCCAGTATTTGAGCGGGCACTCGCCGACCTACTATGCGGAGAAGCAGCCCGGCACGCTCGCGAGCCGGATCACCGCGACGTCGAACGCGATCTACACGTCGGAGAACACGATGGCGTGGAACGTGCTGCCGCCGTGCATCGCGGTGATGGGCGCGATCCTGATGATCATCGTCGTCAATCCGCTGATGGCGCTCGGCCTGCTGTCGTGCTCCGGTGTGCTCGCGATCGTGCTGTTCAAGCTCGCCAAGCTCGGCTCGGCGCGCCACCACCGGTTCGCGGCGAAGGCGGCGGCCGTCGACGGCGAGCTCGTCGACGTGATCGGCAACATGGGGCTCGTGCGCGCGTTCGGGATGACGCTGCGCGAGCAGAAGCGCTTTTCCGCGACCGTGAAAGCCGAGATGGACGCGCGCCAGCAGAGCTTGCTCTATCTCGAGAAGCTGCGCCTGCTGCATGCGGTGATCACCGCGATGCTGTCCGCGGGCCTGCTCGGCTGGGCGCTGTGGCTGTGGGACCAGGGCCGCGCGACGTCGGGCGACATCGTGCTCGTCAGCTCGCTCGGCTTCACGATCCTGCACGGCACGCGCGATCTCGCCGTCGCGCTCGTCGACGTCACGCAGCACGTCGCGCGTCTCGCCGAGGCGGTGAAGACGCTGCTCGAGCCGCACGGAATGCCCGATCGCTCCGACGCGATCGCGCTCGCGCCGCGCGGCGGCCGCGTCGACTTCGAGCGTGTGACGTTCGCGTATCCGCACCGTCGGCCGATCCTCGACCACTTCGACCTGCACATCGAGCCCGGCCAGCGGGTCGGCCTGATCGGCAAGTCGGGAGCGGGCAAATCGACCGTGCTCGCGCTGCTGCAGCGCTTCTACGACATCCAGCAGGGTGCGATCCGGATCGACGGCCAGGACCTCGGCACGATCACGCAGGAGAGCCTGCGCCAGTCGATCGCGCTCGTGCCGCAGGATATCTCCCTCTTCCATCGGTCGATCTACGAGAACATCGCGTACGGCCGCCCGGACGCGACCCACGAGGAAGTGCTCGCCGCCGCGCGCGAGGCGCGCTGCACCGAATTCATCGAGGCGATGCCGGAGGGCTTCGAGACGATCGTCGGCGATCGCGGCGTGAAGCTGTCGGGCGGCCAGCGGCAGCGGATCGCGATCGCGCGCGCGATCCTGAAGAACGCGCCGATCCTGCTGCTCGACGAGGCGACATCGGCGCTCGACAGCGCCTCGGAGGAAGCGATCCAGGCGGCCCTCGACCGGCTGATGATGGGCCGCACCGTGATTGCGATCGCGCACCGGCTCTCGACGCTGCGCAACTTCGACCGGATCATCGTGATGAGCGCGGGCAAGGTGATCGACGACGGCAGCCCCGGCGTGTTGCGCGAGCGCCCGGGCCTGTACCGCGACCTGCTCGCGAAGCAGCACGGCCGGCACCTGGCCGCGCCGGCGCCCGCGCCCGCGCACCACCATAGCGACGACGACGATTCGTCGTCGGACGACGAGCGCGTCGCTTAA
- a CDS encoding glycosyltransferase family 4 protein, translating into MRIAQIAPLHEAVPPKLYGGTERVVSYLTEALVEMGHDVTLFASGDSQTSAKLEAVWPQALRLDPTIRDVMAPHMLLLEEVRRRADEFDVLHFHIDYYPFPLFSRQPVPHLTTLHGRLDLPELQPIFNTFSDVPVVSISDNQRIPLSQANWLQTTYHGLPENLLKPIPDVKPSYLAFLGRISPEKRVDTAIRIAEQAGMPIKIAAKLDKADRAYYEEKIKPLFSLPHVEYIGEISEAEKADFLGNAHALLFPIDWPEPFGLVMIEAMACGTPVIAFKRGSVPEVIENGVSGFVVEDELSAVAAVKRLNTLPRERVRAAFDARFTSKVMAQNYVKGYEELLRRKRRTVLREVNAG; encoded by the coding sequence ATGCGAATCGCTCAAATCGCTCCGTTGCACGAAGCGGTTCCCCCGAAACTGTACGGCGGTACCGAACGGGTGGTGTCCTATCTGACCGAGGCGCTCGTCGAGATGGGACATGACGTCACGCTCTTCGCGAGCGGCGATTCGCAGACCAGCGCGAAGCTCGAGGCCGTGTGGCCGCAGGCGCTGCGCCTCGACCCGACCATCCGCGACGTGATGGCGCCGCACATGCTGCTGCTCGAGGAAGTGCGCCGCCGCGCGGACGAGTTCGACGTGCTGCACTTTCACATCGACTACTATCCGTTCCCGCTGTTCTCGCGCCAGCCGGTGCCGCATCTGACGACGCTGCACGGCCGCCTCGACCTGCCGGAGCTGCAGCCGATCTTCAACACGTTCAGCGACGTGCCCGTCGTGTCGATCTCCGACAACCAGCGCATTCCGCTGTCTCAGGCCAACTGGCTGCAGACGACCTACCACGGCCTGCCCGAGAACCTGCTCAAGCCGATCCCGGACGTGAAGCCGAGCTACCTCGCGTTCCTCGGCCGCATCTCGCCGGAAAAGCGCGTCGACACCGCGATCCGCATCGCCGAGCAGGCCGGCATGCCGATCAAGATCGCCGCGAAGCTCGACAAGGCCGATCGCGCGTACTACGAAGAAAAGATCAAGCCGCTCTTCTCGCTGCCGCACGTCGAGTACATCGGCGAGATCAGCGAAGCCGAGAAGGCCGACTTCCTCGGCAACGCGCACGCGCTGCTGTTCCCGATCGACTGGCCGGAGCCGTTCGGCCTGGTGATGATCGAGGCGATGGCGTGCGGCACGCCGGTGATCGCGTTCAAGCGCGGCTCGGTGCCCGAAGTGATCGAGAACGGCGTGTCGGGCTTCGTCGTCGAGGACGAGCTGTCGGCCGTCGCCGCCGTCAAGCGCCTGAACACGCTGCCGCGCGAGCGGGTGCGCGCCGCGTTCGACGCGCGTTTCACGTCGAAGGTGATGGCGCAGAACTACGTGAAGGGTTACGAGGAGCTGCTGCGCCGCAAGCGCCGCACGGTGCTGCGCGAAGTCAACGCGGGCTGA
- a CDS encoding NAD(P)/FAD-dependent oxidoreductase, with the protein MHSKVVIVGGGVIGSATAYFLRTLDPGIDVTVIERDPTYARASSALSAASIRQQFSTPLSIRMSLFGIEFLRSLGERLALDGERPSIDLHEGGYLFLATPAGVATLRENHALQTSLGAQIRYLPRDALAATFPWLAVDDLAAGCLGERGEGWFDGYGLVQALRKKARALGAQYVSADVTGARLDGRRVTRLLTADGRAFDCDALVNAAGPWARTVAALVGVDLPVRARRRSIFNVTSPAVLPRCPLVIDPSGVYFRPEGASFICGAAPPPARDFDDLPLDDVDHALFDELIWPTLAHRVPQFEALRVVRSWSGYYEYNVLDQNAIIGPHPAVDNCIFANGFSGHGLQQGPATGRGVAELIVHGRYTSLDLSPLGFARVLEGQPIVEKNVV; encoded by the coding sequence ATGCATTCGAAAGTCGTCATCGTCGGCGGCGGCGTCATCGGCAGCGCGACCGCCTATTTCCTGCGCACGCTCGATCCGGGCATCGACGTGACCGTGATCGAGCGCGATCCCACCTACGCGCGCGCGTCGTCCGCGCTGTCCGCGGCGTCGATCCGCCAGCAATTCTCGACGCCGTTGTCGATCCGGATGTCGCTGTTCGGCATCGAGTTCCTGCGCTCGCTCGGCGAGCGCCTCGCGCTCGACGGCGAACGCCCGTCGATCGATCTGCACGAAGGCGGCTACCTGTTTCTCGCGACGCCCGCGGGCGTCGCGACGCTGCGCGAGAACCACGCGCTGCAGACCTCGCTCGGCGCGCAGATCCGCTACCTGCCGCGCGACGCGCTCGCCGCGACGTTCCCGTGGCTCGCCGTCGACGATCTCGCGGCCGGCTGCCTCGGCGAGCGCGGCGAAGGCTGGTTCGACGGCTACGGGCTCGTGCAGGCGCTGCGCAAGAAGGCGCGCGCGCTCGGCGCGCAATACGTGAGCGCGGACGTGACGGGCGCGCGCCTCGACGGGCGGCGCGTCACGCGACTGCTCACGGCCGACGGCCGCGCGTTCGACTGCGACGCGCTCGTCAACGCCGCGGGGCCGTGGGCGCGCACGGTCGCGGCGCTCGTCGGCGTCGATCTGCCGGTGCGCGCGCGCCGCCGCAGCATCTTCAACGTGACCTCGCCCGCCGTGCTGCCGCGCTGCCCGCTCGTCATCGATCCGAGCGGCGTCTATTTCCGGCCGGAAGGCGCGTCGTTCATTTGCGGCGCGGCGCCGCCGCCGGCGCGCGATTTCGACGATCTGCCGCTCGACGACGTCGACCACGCGCTCTTCGACGAGCTGATCTGGCCGACGCTCGCGCACCGCGTGCCGCAGTTCGAGGCGCTGCGGGTCGTGCGGAGCTGGTCCGGCTATTACGAATACAACGTGCTCGACCAGAACGCGATCATCGGGCCGCACCCGGCCGTCGACAACTGCATCTTCGCGAACGGCTTCTCGGGACACGGGCTGCAGCAGGGGCCGGCGACGGGACGCGGCGTCGCCGAGCTGATCGTGCATGGGCGATACACGTCGCTCGATCTGTCGCCGCTCGGCTTCGCGCGCGTGCTCGAGGGCCAGCCGATCGTCGAGAAGAATGTCGTGTGA
- a CDS encoding branched-chain amino acid ABC transporter substrate-binding protein, which translates to MRLRSSLPSLALAAAFACGATGAARAADETPVRIGFAAPLTGVNAGYGKDLQNGVQLALDDARAQKITIAGKPARFELVVEDDQADPRIGVQAAQSLVDKKVSVVVGHFNSGTTIPASVVYDKAGIPVIDPAATNPVITSRGLANVFMVIATDGQNAGNAGRYAVDVTKAKRIAIVDDRTAFGQGEADEFDKAVKAAGAAIVAREYTSNQAVDFRAQITSLKSKNVDLVFFGGLDSLAANFIKQMKQLGLNAQFVGGGGVKDAEFIKIAGPAAEGAMAWEYGRPLDQLPQGKDFESRFKKRFGVDVLSYAQFGYDATWAAIKAMQAAGTTDPSGYRPALKKIDFEGITGRISFGGDGSLKSGMSTLYQVKSGAWQTIVTKGG; encoded by the coding sequence ATGAGACTCCGCTCGTCACTGCCCTCCCTCGCCCTCGCCGCGGCATTCGCGTGCGGCGCAACCGGCGCCGCGCGCGCCGCCGACGAAACGCCCGTGAGGATCGGCTTCGCCGCGCCGCTCACGGGCGTCAACGCGGGCTACGGCAAGGATCTGCAAAACGGCGTGCAGCTCGCGCTCGACGACGCCCGCGCGCAAAAGATCACGATCGCCGGCAAGCCCGCGCGATTCGAACTCGTCGTCGAGGACGACCAGGCCGATCCGCGGATCGGCGTGCAGGCCGCGCAGAGCCTCGTCGACAAGAAGGTGTCGGTCGTCGTCGGCCACTTCAACTCCGGCACGACGATTCCGGCGTCGGTCGTCTACGACAAGGCGGGCATCCCCGTCATCGATCCGGCCGCGACGAATCCCGTCATCACGTCGCGCGGGCTCGCGAACGTGTTCATGGTGATCGCCACCGACGGCCAGAACGCCGGCAACGCGGGCCGCTACGCGGTCGACGTGACGAAGGCCAAGCGCATCGCGATCGTCGACGATCGCACCGCGTTCGGCCAGGGCGAAGCCGACGAGTTCGACAAGGCGGTGAAGGCCGCGGGCGCCGCGATCGTCGCGCGCGAGTACACGAGCAACCAGGCGGTCGACTTCCGCGCGCAGATCACGAGCCTCAAGAGCAAGAACGTCGATCTGGTCTTCTTCGGCGGCCTCGATTCGCTCGCGGCGAACTTCATCAAGCAGATGAAACAGCTCGGCTTGAACGCGCAGTTCGTCGGCGGCGGCGGCGTGAAGGACGCCGAGTTCATCAAGATCGCGGGCCCCGCAGCGGAAGGCGCGATGGCGTGGGAATACGGCCGGCCGCTCGACCAGTTGCCGCAAGGCAAGGATTTCGAGTCGCGCTTCAAGAAGCGCTTCGGCGTCGACGTGCTGTCGTATGCGCAGTTCGGCTATGACGCGACGTGGGCCGCGATCAAGGCGATGCAGGCGGCGGGCACGACCGATCCGAGCGGCTATCGGCCCGCGCTGAAGAAGATCGATTTCGAGGGCATCACCGGCCGCATCTCGTTCGGCGGCGACGGCTCGCTCAAGAGCGGGATGTCGACGCTCTATCAGGTGAAGAGCGGCGCGTGGCAGACGATCGTCACGAAGGGGGGCTGA